TTTTAGaccaattattttaacaatcgggatatataattataaacttgcCAAATATCTTTCTAATTTATTGTCTCCTTATATACCTAAATTTTATTCCACCTGTGactctttttcttttgttgaggaattaaaaaaagttgatataacTAACAAATATATAGTTTCCTATGATGTTGAAAgcttatttactaatattccACTTAACGAAACTATAGATATAGCTACtgaattttactttaaagataaaacgtgtttaaaatatttttctaaagctCAGctcaaaaaattacttcaaatttCAACATCTGGCTCTCATTTCTTATTCAACAGGAAATATTATGATTAATTAGATGGAGTTGCATGGGTTCTCCTTTAGCGCCAATTTTAGCTAAATTTTTATTGGGTTTCACGAACAAAAATGAGTTAGTATTGCTCTTCCTCCATACCGATTTTCTTTAAACGTTATGTGAATGATATAATCGCAATTTTTAATTCAGAGTTTGAAGCTTAGGAACTTTTTACACATCtcaataaacaacataaaaacttaaaatttaccaaagaaAAAGAACAAGATAATCAAATTACATTTTCAGATGTTCTTATCAATAAGTCTGTTTCGTTTTCCACATcagtttatcataaaaaaacatatactggtcttttacaaaaattttccaGTTTTGTTCtctattgttataaaattagtCTTATACGTTGTTTAGTTGATAGGACGTATAAAATCAACAACACATGGCTAGGATTTAAACAATACCCACCTAAAACAATTGacactaaaatttaattatttggtgataaaaagttaaatccATCCGTGATAAATAGTATTGATAACCATAAGATATTATAAGCTTCCATTTATAggattttactcaaattttattaaatctaaagttaacaaaatcattaaaagatatTGTAAAGAAgttatagttaatttaattttcattaccAACAAATTACAAAACAGTTTATGTATAAAAGATCCACTTCCTAAACTGCTCAAATCCaatgttgtttacaaattttcttgTGCTGAATGCAATGCcagttatattggagaaacctcCAGACACTTAACAACACGGATTCATGAGCATCTTACAAGTGACAAACAATCTAAtgtttataagcatttaatttCATCTGTTAGTTGTAAAAATCTAAGTAACCatagttgttttaaaatgttggaTACTGCttctaacaaaaacaaattgaaaattaaagaagcacttcatattaaatgggaAAACCCATCTTTAAATAAGCAAACTGttcattataatataaatttgtctatctagttgtttttttttgttgttgttgttttttttgtttacttgtatcttatttttatttttttgctatttacggtattataatttgtattataatttttattggtttatacCAATTCTGTTTGTCTGTTAATATTTCTCTGTAATGtcttcaaattttgattttatatttatatccagagttttaaatttgtaattttatcttttgaaagtGTAGTATGTTAACTACGAAACATGTCTAGATTAAAAAATATcgtgtttttctttaaaatatatatatatatatatatatatatatatatatatatatatatatatatatatatatatatatatatatatatatatatatatatatatatatatatatacactgcaGGCCAAAAGTTTCCGGacacttgatatttttatataaaaagctaAAATCTATCCTGTATCAttaaattaaccaataaaattaatttatgataCTTAAAGTTACTAATTTTAAGTGTTTATGTAAGTTTGAGGTCAGTAATTGGGTATTACTGACCTCAAACTTaaataagtaagttttttttctaattgtttattttaacttgATATATAGCGTTACATTACTCTTAAGAGTTTGGTcttgttaaagttatttatttgttgaaacatgaagtaaatatttataatataatgataGCCGACTAAAATGATTAAgaatatttagttttgtttagtTTTCATTTGGTATTAATGATGgttacattaaaaaatcttgaaaaaaattttaaaatttttaaattcgactatttaactaaaaatatggGTAGATAAATATGGGTAAATATGGGTTTCTTTAACGGTTGCAAAACGTTCTGAAATAATTACATTACATAAAGAAAGTTATTCAGTTcgtaaaatttgcaaaaaattaaagtaatttatcaGAAGTACTGTACAAGATACCATCAAACGATGGAAAGAAACAGGCatttttgaagacaaaaaaaGATCTGGCTGACCACGGAAGACAACAAAAGCAGAAgataatagtataatattgaTGAGTAAAAGGAATCGAAGACTTACGGCCCCGGAAATAACTTCAGGCTTTAATAGGAGTCATTCAAAATCTATTTCATTAACCACTACGAAACGACGTCTTAGACAAGCAGGACTTTCTGGCCGTATAGCGGTCAGGAAACCGTTGCTACGGAttggaaataaaaagaaaaggttACAATGGGCTATAGACCACCAAAATTGGACAGAAGGAGACTGGGGAAAAGTACTATAGACCGACGAGTCCAAATTTGAACTGTTTGGGCAAAGACGTAGAATTTACATCAGAagaacaacaaaagaaaaaatgatccCAGAGTGTTTAGTGCCGACAATCAAGCATGGTGGTGGGTCAGTTATGGTATGGGGATGTTTTTCTTCAGCTGGTGTTGGTGACCTAGTTAAAATTGAGGGTATTATGAAAAaagaacaatataaaacaattctaGAAAACAATGCTATACCTTCTGGCTTAAGAACTATTGGTcgtagttttgtttttatgcaGGACAATGACCCTAAACACACCTCAAAATTATGTAAGAACTACATAAAGGAACAAAAGGATAATGGTGTCCTCAAAAACATGACCTGGCCGGCCCAATCACCAGATTTGAACCCAATAGAGTTACTGTGGGAAGAATTGGACAGAAAGGTCAGACAAAAATGCCCAACATCCAAAGAGCACCTGTGGCAGATATTAGAAGAATCCTGGTATTCAATTACACCCgaaataatagataaattaataaataggaTGCCACGGATCgcaaaaaaagtgataaaaactcGTGGGTTATTTTTTGACGAAAAGacagtttaataataatagtgttgttagtattttttttcttttttttttttcttaaatagtaACTATAtgtatcttttataaaataaatatgatataagaatttttttgaaataattatgggagttttaattaaaaaattaaacaaaatccaAGTGTCCGGAAACTTTTGGCCtgcagtgtatatatatatatatataaatatatatatatatatatatatatatatatatatatatatatatatatatatatatatatatatatatataatatatataaatatacatatatatatatatatatatatatatatatatatatatatatatatatatatatatatatatatatatatatatatatatatatttcgaaCATCGCATTagcaataaatttgtaaaaattttaataaaattcacaatattttttattcttgacatgtttcgtagtcttactacattttcaaaagatttaatttacaattaaaactctggtaaataaatttaaaaactgaagacaatACAGAGAAAGACTAACGGACAAATAAACTTGTTagaaaccaattaaaaattatattacaaattataacaaaataaacttccTAATATTATATCATAATTAATATGagatgtttgtttgtttaaagaaggattttcccatttaatatgaagtgcttcttttatttttaatttgttaatagtAGAGGCAGTATCTAAAATCTGAAAGCAATCATAATTAGTTAGTGCTTTACAATTAATGgatgaatttaaatgtttaaaaatgtgcGATTGCTTGTCACTCGAAAGGTACTCATTTATCCGTGTTGTCAAATGTCTGgaggtttctccaatataactgGCGTTTTAGCCAGCACAAGAAAATTTGTAGACAACG
This Hydra vulgaris chromosome 04, alternate assembly HydraT2T_AEP DNA region includes the following protein-coding sequences:
- the LOC136079262 gene encoding uncharacterized protein LOC136079262 produces the protein MTLLFTVSLTALMMMDAYKSLEKIQYTKLAKDQLQNELKDDPTIKREQSLQGYLRKLKKHNCFENDADNNIYPVGSQTARIYALPKMHKLSKDSSQPPFRPIILTIGIYNYKLAKYLSNLLSPYIPKFYSTCDSFSFVEELKKVDITNKYIVSYDVESLFTNIPLNETIDIATEFYFKDKTCLKYFSKAQLKKLLQISTSGSHFLFNRKYYD